The genomic DNA AGTATCCATCTGTTGAGGATTAATAACAATATATCCTTCCCGTTCATTTAATTGTGCCACTTTTTGAATTCCGATTGCTGAGCCAATTGCATCCATATCAGGGTATTTATGACCCATAATAATTACTTTATCACTTTCAGTTACAATCTCTCTTAAAGCATGTGAAATGACACGTGCACGCACGCGCGTTCTTTTTTCAATCGGATTCGTTTTTCCGCCAAAAAACTTCACTTTTCCATTAATCTGCTTTATCACAACTTGATCTCCGCCTCTTCCAAGCGCTAAATCTAGGCTTGATTGGGCGAAAGTTCCTAGTTCTGGGAGAGAGGGCATACCAACACCAATCCCAATACTTAAGGTTAGCGGGACATTTTGTTTCGATGTAATTTCTCTCACTTCATCTAATATGGCGAACTTACTTTTCTCTAATGATTGAAGAATATTTTCATTCAGGACAGAAATAAATCGCTCTGAAGAAACCCTTTTAAGAAAAATACCGTAATCATTCGCCCACTTATTTAAAATAGACGTAACATGACTATTTAAACTGCTCCGCGTTTGATCATCCATTCCTTGAGTGAGATCATCATAGTTATCTAAAAAGACAATCGCAATGACAGTGCGTTCACCTTCATACATTTTTTCGATTTCCATTTGTTCTGTCACATCAAAAAAATAAAGGAGGCGTTCTTTTCTTTTATGAATCACGCGAAATTTCCGGTCATGAAGAGTGATCATTTCTGTTTGTATTTCCTGTTTTATGAGAGGAATAAGCGAGTCTGCAACGTCATATAACGACCTGCCAACAAGAGTGTCCTCATCAAAGCATGATGCTAAAAAAGAGTTCGTCCATTCAATATAATAATCATCATTAATGAGCATAATTCCAATCGGCATCTCTAATAAAGCTTCCTCCCCAACTTTTTTTATTCGGGAGGATAATGTTGAGATATACCGTTCTGTTTCTTTCCGCTGTCGGCTATCTGCTTTAAAAATGAAATAAATCGGGATAGAAATTAAAAAAAAGCCTATTAAGCTAAAAAGCCAATTAAAAAAGGCTAAAGCTGTGAGAAATACAGCTAACACACCGATTAATCCAAATAAAGGATAGCGAATAAATCGCTTTTCTGAAAATAATGGCATTTTTTCAGCTCCTACAGCAAAATGTTACTTTTTTGTCCCAACATATTGCCTTAAATTAAATCCTAAATCAATTATACCTAATATCCTTACAATAGGAAGGAAA from Bacillus aquiflavi includes the following:
- a CDS encoding DHH family phosphoesterase, whose product is MPLFSEKRFIRYPLFGLIGVLAVFLTALAFFNWLFSLIGFFLISIPIYFIFKADSRQRKETERYISTLSSRIKKVGEEALLEMPIGIMLINDDYYIEWTNSFLASCFDEDTLVGRSLYDVADSLIPLIKQEIQTEMITLHDRKFRVIHKRKERLLYFFDVTEQMEIEKMYEGERTVIAIVFLDNYDDLTQGMDDQTRSSLNSHVTSILNKWANDYGIFLKRVSSERFISVLNENILQSLEKSKFAILDEVREITSKQNVPLTLSIGIGVGMPSLPELGTFAQSSLDLALGRGGDQVVIKQINGKVKFFGGKTNPIEKRTRVRARVISHALREIVTESDKVIIMGHKYPDMDAIGSAIGIQKVAQLNEREGYIVINPQQMDTGVKRLMEEIKQHPDLYAHFITPEEALEISGDDTLLVIVDTHKPSLVIEEKLIDKVSKVVVIDHHRRSEQFISNPLLVYMEPYASSTSELVTELLEYQPKRGKINRLEATALLAGIIVDTKSFTLRTGSRTFDAASYLRSRGADTVLVQKFLKEDIETYIKRAKIIETVTFYHDGIAIAKGDQDETYSQVLIAQVADTLLSIDGINASFVISKRLDNRIGISARSLGEINVQVIMENMDGGGHLTNAATQLSGITIEEAEQRLKAEIDEYLEGGTKE